The Drosophila mauritiana strain mau12 chromosome 2R, ASM438214v1, whole genome shotgun sequence genome has a segment encoding these proteins:
- the LOC117137703 gene encoding uncharacterized protein LOC117137703, with protein sequence MPGQYCKYKCTRLIMTVLRSYLSILYLWGILQLAAIIPIPCEIWETKFLFATRSYKVSYKSFFTNHLAMSLCVCFMILGVLINLYQCCRCRLLGARIWKAGVAPPPIYKPILILTIPYISVFVLTWLITTNATYRGIIFVAQSEVGDKSGRAICLLVIGLLLKLLVLANFYSVCIRIWAYLNILNIGSNEWLENNYNFGDHLNLFFCV encoded by the coding sequence ATGCCTGGACAATACTGCAAATACAAGTGCACTCGATTGATAATGACGGTGCTCCGGTCGTATCTGAGCATACTGTACCTATGGGGAATTTTGCAATTGGCTGCCATCATTCCGATTCCCTGTGAGATTTGGGAGACAAAATTCTTGTTCGCAACAAGGTCCTACAAAGTTTCCTACAAGTCGTTTTTTACTAATCATCTGGCGATGTCGTTGTGTGTTTGCTTTATGATCCTCGGTGTGCTGATCAATCTGTACCAATGCTGTCGCTGCAGACTACTTGGAGCCCGAATTTGGAAAGCAGGAGTGGCTCCGCCGCCCATTTATAAACCCATTTTGATCTTGACGATACCCTATATCTCAGTCTTCGTTCTTACCTGGCTAATCACCACCAACGCCACGTATCGGGGCATCATCTTTGTGGCTCAGAGTGAAGTGGGTGACAAAAGCGGCAGGGCGATCTGTCTATTGGTTATCGGTCTTCTATTGAAGCTTctagttttggccaatttctaCTCGGTTTGCATACGCATCTGGGCGTACTTGAATATCTTGAATATTGGCTCGAATGAGTGGCTTGAAAACAACTACAATTTTGGCGATCACCTCAATTTGTTCTTTTGCGTTTGA